In Roseisolibacter agri, a genomic segment contains:
- a CDS encoding GGDEF domain-containing response regulator, with translation MSARILIADDDPAVVESVSWVLEEHGYEVTAVPGATALLELLGSGEERPPDLLLLDIFMPDGDGVQLLERIKREPRWRDVPVLMLSSAPVEEATVRSLGLGAADYVRKPFRVKELVARIQAQLRVGAVLRTQRDTLRRTQEELERARADAENRRKLVDILHEVTGDLAADEVYHLLARRVARALSVSHCAVILTGPHHEVGVVATAFENPKLQKGQIAIADYPEVRQAFDTREPVLLEDVASSPLYGGRAVVGLDGTEVPVRSAMALPFAIDPAQRGVFLLRRTREQPPLTPEDVAFAEAVIGAAVAVVQRAQVIETTRADNARLEHLATTDSLTRLLNRRALTERLTTEMERALRYDTSVALLLLDLDHFKRVNDTHGHLVGDAVLRSVSELLMAAARSSDMVGRYGGEEFLIVLPETDDDGAVVFAERIRERVEGFAFRPWDDERELRMTASIGVATFPAARIESVEDLFARADAALYRAKADGRNRVRL, from the coding sequence ATGAGCGCGCGCATCCTGATCGCGGACGACGATCCGGCGGTCGTCGAGAGCGTGTCGTGGGTGCTGGAGGAGCACGGCTACGAGGTCACCGCCGTGCCCGGCGCGACCGCGCTGCTCGAGCTGCTGGGCAGTGGCGAGGAGCGGCCGCCCGACCTGCTCCTGCTGGACATCTTCATGCCCGACGGCGACGGCGTGCAGCTGCTGGAGCGGATCAAGCGCGAGCCGCGGTGGCGCGACGTGCCGGTGCTGATGCTCTCCTCCGCGCCCGTGGAGGAGGCGACGGTGCGCTCGCTCGGACTGGGCGCCGCGGACTACGTGCGCAAGCCGTTCCGCGTGAAGGAGCTGGTCGCGCGCATCCAGGCGCAGCTGCGCGTGGGCGCGGTGCTCCGCACGCAGCGCGACACGCTGCGACGCACGCAGGAGGAGCTGGAGCGCGCCCGCGCCGACGCCGAGAACCGCCGCAAGCTGGTGGACATCCTGCACGAGGTCACGGGCGACCTGGCGGCGGACGAGGTCTACCACCTGCTGGCCCGCCGCGTGGCGCGCGCGCTCAGCGTGTCGCACTGCGCGGTGATCCTCACGGGCCCGCACCACGAGGTGGGCGTGGTCGCGACGGCGTTCGAGAACCCGAAGCTGCAGAAGGGGCAGATCGCGATCGCCGACTATCCCGAGGTGCGGCAGGCGTTCGACACGCGCGAGCCGGTGCTGCTGGAGGACGTCGCGTCGTCGCCGCTGTACGGCGGGCGCGCCGTGGTGGGGCTGGACGGCACGGAGGTGCCGGTGCGCAGCGCGATGGCGCTGCCGTTCGCGATCGACCCGGCGCAGCGCGGCGTGTTCCTGCTGCGCCGCACGCGCGAGCAGCCGCCGCTGACGCCCGAGGACGTGGCGTTCGCGGAGGCGGTGATCGGCGCCGCGGTGGCGGTGGTGCAGCGCGCGCAGGTGATCGAGACGACGCGCGCCGACAACGCGCGCCTGGAGCACCTGGCGACGACGGACTCGCTGACGCGGCTGCTGAACCGCCGCGCGCTCACGGAGCGGCTGACGACGGAGATGGAGCGCGCGCTGCGCTACGACACGTCCGTGGCGCTGCTGCTGCTGGACCTCGACCACTTCAAGCGCGTCAACGACACGCACGGCCACCTGGTGGGCGACGCGGTGCTGCGGTCGGTGTCGGAGCTGCTGATGGCCGCCGCGCGCAGCAGCGACATGGTGGGGCGCTACGGCGGCGAGGAGTTCCTGATCGTGCTGCCGGAGACCGACGACGACGGCGCGGTGGTGTTCGCGGAGCGCATCCGCGAGCGCGTGGAGGGGTTCGCGTTCCGCCCATGGGACGACGAGCGCGAGCTGCGCATGACGGCGAGCATCGGCGTGGCGACGTTCCCCGCGGCGCGCATCGAGAGCGTGGAGGACCTGTTCGCGCGCGCGGACGCGGCGCTGTACCGGGCGAAGGCGGACGGACGGAATCGCGTGCGGCTCTGA
- a CDS encoding CoA-binding protein codes for MTAAAIRPSPQDPDWRSRLLETPAAIAALLGRVKRIAVLGIKTPESMQPAFYVPKYAQRAGYEIVPVPVYYPEVTEILGERVYRRLADVPGPIDLVNVFRRPKDLPAHVDDILAAGPHAVWLQSGIYHDEVAEQLARAGIAVVQDRCLMVELRGMGI; via the coding sequence ATGACAGCCGCCGCCATCCGCCCCAGCCCCCAGGATCCCGACTGGCGCTCCCGCCTGCTCGAGACGCCCGCCGCCATCGCCGCGCTCCTCGGCCGCGTGAAGCGCATCGCCGTGCTGGGCATCAAGACGCCGGAGTCGATGCAGCCGGCCTTCTACGTCCCCAAGTACGCGCAGCGGGCGGGCTACGAGATCGTCCCGGTCCCGGTCTACTACCCGGAGGTCACCGAGATCCTGGGCGAGCGCGTCTACCGCCGGCTCGCGGACGTGCCGGGCCCCATCGACCTGGTGAACGTCTTCCGCCGCCCGAAGGACCTCCCGGCCCACGTCGACGACATCCTCGCCGCCGGCCCGCACGCCGTCTGGCTGCAGTCGGGCATCTATCACGACGAGGTGGCGGAGCAGCTGGCGCGCGCGGGGATCGCGGTCGTGCAGGACCGGTGTCTGATGGTCGAGCTGCGCGGAATGGGGATATAG
- a CDS encoding saccharopine dehydrogenase family protein produces MRMLVLGAGLQGSACAYDLLQNPAVTEVRLADLHVGTIAPFLAPFSGPRLIPTPLDVRDREAVLALMRECDAVMCALPYYFNLEMTRLAIEAGAHYCDLGGNTDIVFQQRALEPEAAARGVSIIPDCGLAPGMVNILAQHGIDQLDEVSAVRMFVGGLPQNPEPPLNYQIVYSLEGALDYYTTMSWVLRDGQRAQVTPLSEIEPVDFPAPLGTLEAFHTAGGLSTMPFRYEGRIPTMEYKTLRYPGHAHIMAAIRELGLLDLQPIDVKGHRVVPRDAFVTAVTPKLKKPGGHDVVALRVVVEGTKDGRPARLGWEVIDRYDAEHGISAMMRTTGYSLSITAQMQVAGETGRGKVCTPDECIPPARYIEELGRRGIEVRAI; encoded by the coding sequence ATGCGGATGCTCGTGCTCGGTGCGGGGCTGCAAGGCTCCGCCTGCGCCTACGACCTGCTGCAGAACCCGGCGGTCACCGAGGTGCGCCTCGCCGACCTGCACGTCGGCACGATCGCGCCCTTCCTCGCCCCCTTCTCGGGGCCGCGGCTCATCCCGACGCCGCTGGACGTGCGCGACCGCGAGGCGGTGCTGGCGCTGATGCGCGAGTGCGACGCCGTCATGTGCGCGCTCCCGTACTACTTCAACCTCGAGATGACCCGCCTCGCGATCGAGGCCGGCGCGCACTACTGCGACCTCGGGGGCAACACCGACATCGTCTTCCAGCAGCGCGCGCTGGAGCCGGAGGCGGCCGCGCGCGGCGTGAGCATCATCCCCGACTGCGGGCTGGCACCGGGGATGGTGAACATCCTCGCGCAGCACGGCATCGACCAGCTGGACGAGGTGTCCGCGGTGCGCATGTTCGTCGGCGGGCTGCCGCAGAACCCCGAGCCGCCGCTGAACTACCAGATCGTCTACTCGCTGGAGGGGGCGCTCGACTACTACACGACGATGTCGTGGGTGCTGCGCGATGGCCAGCGCGCGCAGGTGACGCCGCTCTCCGAGATCGAGCCGGTGGACTTCCCGGCGCCCCTCGGCACGCTGGAGGCGTTCCACACGGCGGGCGGGCTGTCGACGATGCCGTTCCGCTACGAGGGCCGCATCCCGACGATGGAGTACAAGACGCTCCGCTACCCGGGCCACGCGCACATCATGGCGGCGATCCGGGAACTGGGGCTGCTCGACCTGCAGCCGATCGACGTGAAGGGGCACCGCGTGGTGCCGCGCGACGCGTTCGTGACGGCGGTGACGCCGAAGCTGAAGAAGCCGGGCGGGCACGACGTCGTCGCGCTGCGCGTGGTCGTCGAGGGCACGAAGGACGGCCGGCCGGCGCGACTGGGCTGGGAGGTGATCGACCGCTACGACGCCGAGCACGGGATCAGCGCGATGATGCGCACGACGGGCTACTCGCTCTCGATCACGGCGCAGATGCAGGTCGCCGGCGAGACGGGGCGTGGCAAGGTGTGCACGCCCGACGAGTGCATCCCGCCCGCGCGCTACATCGAGGAGCTGGGGCGGCGGGGGATCGAAGTGCGGGCGATCTGA
- the dacB gene encoding D-alanyl-D-alanine carboxypeptidase/D-alanyl-D-alanine endopeptidase: MTSVAPPARAARRPLAAAARLVLTTALAALAVPLAPAVHAAPLPFLDSAATVEAQTARKKKAAPKRRTTRSSAASRRGSARRAAARPAAAPPAPRWTTPRSAAALASDLGAILSRREDGQWGAMVVSVTRGDTLFARDADAPMVPASTMKMYTSALALDRLGPDWRFRTEVLREGALDGDGTLRGNLVMRGDGDPAFSRRFQPGNDYAAPVKLLAERVAAAGVKRVTGDLVADASAFEARTIPEGWLTRYAGAGYAAPFSALSINENIVVVAIHPDGRVLLEPATTGIRVESSVTTRAGGGNGVRVIRAADGHVVARGWIGRKAPVRRLQLVVADPPTFAAGALRAALAERGITVDGQLRTGRAAAGAERVAAVESPPLADLVAVMNRESINHFAEMIFRNAVRGPAREGEGSAVAGNAMLQRFLTEKAHVPTSAVQVSDGSGLSTLDRVTARSMIHLLGLAHRAPWGSVFHASLPVAGESELMRGRMRGTPAQGNLHAKTGTTNDVIALGGYVTAENGEVLAFSFIFNGRDRWNARATIDAMGATMAGFSR; this comes from the coding sequence ATGACGTCTGTCGCCCCTCCCGCGCGCGCGGCGCGCCGCCCCCTGGCGGCCGCCGCGCGCCTCGTGCTCACGACCGCGCTGGCCGCGCTCGCGGTGCCGCTCGCGCCCGCGGTGCACGCCGCGCCGCTCCCCTTCCTCGACTCGGCCGCGACGGTCGAGGCGCAGACGGCCCGGAAGAAGAAGGCCGCGCCGAAGCGCCGCACCACGCGCAGCAGCGCCGCCTCGCGCCGCGGCAGCGCGCGCCGCGCCGCCGCTCGTCCGGCCGCCGCGCCGCCCGCCCCACGCTGGACCACGCCGCGCAGCGCGGCCGCGCTCGCGAGCGACCTCGGGGCGATCCTCTCGCGCCGCGAGGACGGGCAGTGGGGCGCGATGGTCGTCTCGGTCACGCGCGGCGACACGCTGTTCGCGCGCGACGCCGACGCGCCCATGGTCCCCGCGTCCACGATGAAGATGTACACGTCGGCGCTCGCGCTCGACCGCCTGGGACCGGACTGGCGCTTCCGCACCGAGGTGCTGCGCGAGGGCGCGCTGGACGGCGACGGCACGCTGCGTGGCAACCTCGTGATGCGCGGCGACGGCGACCCCGCGTTCTCGCGCCGCTTCCAGCCGGGCAACGACTACGCGGCGCCCGTGAAGCTGCTGGCCGAGCGCGTCGCGGCGGCGGGCGTGAAGCGCGTGACGGGCGACCTCGTGGCCGACGCGAGCGCGTTCGAGGCGCGCACGATCCCCGAGGGCTGGCTGACGCGGTACGCGGGCGCGGGCTACGCGGCCCCCTTCTCCGCGCTCTCGATCAATGAGAACATCGTCGTCGTCGCGATCCACCCGGACGGCCGCGTGCTGCTGGAGCCCGCGACCACGGGCATCCGCGTCGAGAGCTCGGTGACGACGCGCGCGGGCGGCGGCAACGGCGTGCGCGTCATCCGCGCGGCCGACGGCCACGTCGTCGCGCGCGGCTGGATCGGCCGCAAGGCGCCGGTGCGCCGCCTGCAGCTCGTCGTCGCCGACCCGCCGACGTTCGCGGCGGGCGCGCTGCGCGCGGCGCTCGCGGAGCGCGGCATCACCGTCGATGGCCAGCTGCGCACCGGCCGCGCCGCCGCGGGCGCCGAGCGGGTCGCGGCGGTCGAGTCGCCGCCGCTGGCGGACCTCGTGGCGGTGATGAACCGCGAGAGCATCAACCACTTCGCGGAGATGATCTTCCGCAACGCGGTGCGCGGCCCCGCGCGCGAGGGCGAGGGCTCGGCCGTCGCGGGCAACGCGATGCTGCAGCGCTTCCTCACCGAGAAGGCGCACGTGCCCACGTCGGCCGTGCAGGTGAGCGACGGCAGCGGCCTCTCGACGCTCGACCGCGTGACGGCGCGCTCGATGATCCACCTGCTGGGGCTCGCGCACCGCGCGCCCTGGGGCTCGGTCTTCCACGCGTCGCTGCCGGTGGCCGGCGAGAGCGAGTTGATGCGCGGCCGCATGCGCGGCACGCCCGCGCAGGGCAACCTGCACGCGAAGACCGGCACGACGAACGACGTGATCGCGCTCGGTGGCTACGTCACCGCGGAGAACGGCGAGGTGCTCGCGTTCAGCTTCATCTTCAACGGGCGCGATCGCTGGAACGCGCGCGCGACGATCGACGCCATGGGGGCGACGATGGCCGGCTTCTCGAGGTAG
- a CDS encoding acyltransferase family protein, which translates to MSDTTITMGATLAPPVEAPPRPTAPAPTGTETVRAAAPAPRARERLLSLDVFRGMTVAGMLLVNNPGTWGAIYPPLEHAEWHGWTPTDLIFPFFLFIVGITTQLSLGARRAQGATDGQVLRALLKRGAMIFLLGLALSAFPFFQWGEIKGIPDASFLDRVVYRAEHLRIMGVLQRIGLAYIVAGLLTFRTTLKQQVVILAVILYGYWIAMTVLPVPGTDTLGIFLLGEPGHTLDAWLDRVILTPAHLWAGGGGLRDPEGLLSTLPAAGTVMLGNFAGRWIGRREHGLAERLNGLFAAGALAMMFGLMWHWVFPINKSLWTSSYVLFTGGMAAVALATIMWLVDVHRYSGWTKPFVIYGVNPMLAFLGSGLMARMIYSILKVDVNGRPVALQKAIYDAAFASWLAPKNASLAFALAFVGLWLAILWVAWRRNFIFKV; encoded by the coding sequence ATGAGCGACACGACGATCACCATGGGGGCCACGCTGGCCCCGCCGGTCGAGGCGCCCCCGCGGCCCACCGCGCCCGCGCCCACCGGCACCGAGACGGTCCGCGCCGCCGCGCCGGCGCCGCGCGCGCGCGAGCGCCTGCTCTCCCTCGACGTCTTCCGCGGGATGACCGTCGCCGGGATGCTGCTCGTGAACAACCCCGGCACGTGGGGCGCGATCTACCCGCCGCTGGAGCACGCCGAGTGGCACGGGTGGACGCCGACGGACCTCATCTTCCCGTTCTTCCTCTTCATCGTCGGCATCACGACGCAGCTCTCGCTCGGCGCGCGCCGCGCGCAGGGCGCCACCGACGGCCAGGTGCTCCGTGCGCTGCTCAAGCGCGGCGCGATGATCTTCCTGCTCGGCCTCGCGCTCAGCGCGTTCCCCTTCTTCCAGTGGGGCGAGATCAAGGGGATCCCCGACGCGTCCTTCCTCGACCGCGTCGTGTACCGCGCCGAGCACCTGCGCATCATGGGCGTGCTGCAGCGCATCGGGCTCGCGTACATCGTCGCGGGGCTGCTCACCTTCAGGACGACGCTCAAGCAGCAGGTCGTCATCCTGGCCGTGATCCTCTACGGCTACTGGATCGCGATGACGGTGCTGCCCGTCCCCGGCACGGACACGCTCGGCATCTTCCTGCTGGGGGAGCCGGGGCACACGCTCGACGCCTGGCTCGATCGCGTGATCCTCACGCCCGCGCACCTGTGGGCGGGCGGCGGCGGCCTGCGCGACCCCGAGGGCCTGCTCTCCACGCTCCCCGCCGCGGGCACGGTGATGCTCGGCAACTTCGCGGGGCGGTGGATCGGCCGGCGCGAGCACGGCCTCGCCGAGCGGCTCAACGGGCTGTTCGCGGCCGGCGCGCTGGCGATGATGTTCGGGCTCATGTGGCACTGGGTCTTCCCGATCAACAAGTCGCTCTGGACCAGCTCGTACGTGCTGTTCACGGGCGGGATGGCCGCGGTCGCGCTCGCCACGATCATGTGGCTGGTGGACGTGCACCGGTACAGCGGCTGGACCAAGCCGTTCGTGATCTACGGCGTGAACCCGATGCTGGCCTTCCTCGGCTCGGGGCTGATGGCGCGCATGATCTACTCGATCCTCAAGGTCGACGTGAACGGCCGCCCCGTCGCGCTGCAGAAGGCGATCTACGACGCGGCGTTCGCGTCGTGGCTGGCGCCGAAGAACGCGTCGCTCGCCTTCGCGCTCGCCTTCGTCGGCCTCTGGCTCGCGATCCTGTGGGTCGCGTGGCGCCGCAACTTCATCTTCAAGGTCTGA
- a CDS encoding PDZ domain-containing protein translates to MRPLHVSLAALALSAAAGAADPATLGAQVRTRTPAPSTARGGDVYVERGDGFTRIRSWTNDDNRAVLGIMLGSGDDRGVRIADVSDGGPAAKAGIEEGDRIVSINGTSLTVAREDADDPELQGLGARRLTRALAALKPGDEVTLVVARGSERRTVKVKTVSGESLAQTNGARVFTLPGGASGYVFGRDSAGRARAEASVRAWRDSMRVQAERRPALGIAVQPSGSVRDTLGLFVSSITSGGPAEKAGLVEGERIAAINNVDVRVPREDVEDRMSGSARASRFTRELRKAKPGDDVTLRVWRDGAYRNVTVKVGRAADVFKYEGGAGFGFGEDGLFTLPRMPMPAMAPMAPMAPMAPMAPMAPLPGGVRILRTPRAAPLAPVAPRAPMAPAVRTLRRWTEV, encoded by the coding sequence ATGCGACCCCTCCACGTCTCCCTCGCCGCGCTGGCGCTTTCCGCCGCCGCCGGCGCCGCCGACCCCGCCACCCTGGGCGCGCAGGTGCGCACCCGCACGCCCGCCCCCTCCACCGCGCGCGGCGGCGACGTCTACGTCGAGCGCGGCGACGGCTTCACGCGCATCCGCTCGTGGACCAACGACGACAACCGCGCCGTCCTCGGCATCATGCTCGGCTCGGGCGACGACCGCGGCGTGCGCATCGCCGACGTCAGTGACGGCGGCCCCGCCGCCAAGGCCGGGATCGAGGAGGGCGACCGCATCGTCTCGATCAACGGCACCTCGCTCACCGTCGCCCGCGAGGACGCCGACGATCCCGAGCTGCAGGGCCTCGGCGCGCGCCGCCTGACGCGCGCGCTGGCCGCGCTCAAGCCGGGCGACGAGGTCACGCTGGTGGTCGCGCGCGGCAGCGAGCGCCGCACGGTGAAGGTGAAGACCGTCAGCGGCGAGAGCCTCGCGCAGACGAACGGCGCGCGTGTCTTCACGCTCCCCGGCGGCGCCAGCGGCTACGTGTTCGGCCGCGACTCGGCCGGCCGCGCGCGCGCCGAGGCGAGCGTCCGCGCGTGGCGCGACAGCATGCGCGTGCAGGCGGAGCGCCGCCCCGCGCTCGGCATCGCGGTGCAGCCGTCGGGCTCCGTGCGCGACACGCTCGGCCTCTTCGTCAGCAGCATCACCAGCGGCGGCCCGGCCGAGAAGGCGGGGCTGGTGGAGGGCGAGCGCATCGCCGCCATCAACAACGTCGACGTGCGCGTGCCGCGTGAGGACGTCGAGGACCGCATGTCGGGCAGCGCGCGGGCGTCGCGCTTCACGCGCGAGCTGCGCAAGGCGAAGCCGGGCGACGACGTGACGCTGCGCGTGTGGCGCGACGGCGCGTACCGCAACGTCACCGTGAAGGTCGGGCGCGCCGCGGACGTGTTCAAGTACGAGGGCGGCGCGGGCTTCGGCTTCGGCGAGGATGGGCTGTTCACGCTGCCGCGCATGCCGATGCCCGCGATGGCGCCCATGGCTCCGATGGCGCCCATGGCCCCGATGGCGCCGATGGCGCCCCTGCCGGGCGGCGTGCGCATCCTCCGCACGCCGCGGGCGGCGCCGCTCGCGCCCGTGGCCCCGCGCGCGCCGATGGCGCCGGCGGTCCGCACGCTGCGCCGCTGGACCGAGGTCTGA
- a CDS encoding endonuclease/exonuclease/phosphatase family protein, with product MSLDGVLVGVALVLGAVAVGATALSLVRAKYWWVRVWDFPRVQLFVAALASLGLWAMTGGVEFLPDQGVQGALGAVLVVQGAAIWRYTRLAPREVQHARHPEPARALSLVESNVLQTNRESDRLIGVVRAVDPDVMLFVETDHWWQERLDAAFAGSHPHALRCALENTYGMLLYSRLPLEDARIEFLLKPDIPSMQATVRLRGGEPLWLNCVHPRPPAPGESDESLERDAELLLVGKRVRDARLPVIVLGDLNDVAWSRTTRLFQKTSRLLDPRKGRGFYSTFHARYPGLRWPLDHVFFSDRLRLVRIARLGYVGSDHFPVHLVLDLEPEAAAEQQAPEAKASDLAEAHETVAEARNGGTSRG from the coding sequence ATGAGCCTCGACGGCGTGCTCGTGGGCGTCGCGCTGGTGCTGGGGGCGGTGGCGGTCGGCGCCACCGCCCTCTCGCTCGTGCGGGCCAAGTACTGGTGGGTGCGCGTGTGGGACTTCCCGCGCGTGCAGCTGTTCGTGGCGGCGCTCGCGTCGCTGGGGCTGTGGGCGATGACCGGCGGCGTCGAGTTCCTCCCCGACCAGGGCGTGCAGGGGGCGCTCGGCGCCGTGCTCGTGGTGCAGGGCGCGGCCATCTGGCGCTACACGCGCCTCGCGCCGCGCGAGGTGCAGCACGCGCGGCATCCCGAGCCGGCGCGCGCGCTCTCGCTCGTCGAGTCCAACGTCCTGCAGACCAACCGCGAGTCCGACCGGCTGATCGGCGTCGTGCGCGCGGTCGATCCCGATGTCATGCTGTTCGTCGAGACCGACCACTGGTGGCAGGAGCGCCTCGACGCGGCGTTCGCCGGGTCGCATCCACACGCGCTGCGCTGCGCGCTCGAGAACACGTACGGGATGCTGCTCTACTCGCGGCTGCCGCTGGAGGACGCGCGCATCGAGTTCCTGCTGAAGCCGGACATCCCGTCGATGCAGGCGACGGTGCGGCTGCGCGGCGGCGAGCCGCTCTGGCTCAACTGCGTGCACCCGCGTCCGCCCGCGCCCGGCGAGAGCGACGAGTCGCTGGAGCGCGACGCCGAGCTGCTGCTGGTGGGCAAGCGCGTGCGCGACGCGCGGCTCCCGGTCATCGTGCTCGGCGACCTGAACGACGTCGCGTGGTCGCGCACCACGCGCCTCTTCCAGAAGACGAGCCGCCTGCTCGACCCGCGGAAGGGGCGCGGCTTCTACAGCACCTTCCACGCGCGCTATCCGGGGCTGCGCTGGCCGCTGGACCACGTCTTCTTCTCCGACCGCCTCCGGCTCGTGCGCATCGCGCGCCTCGGCTACGTCGGGTCCGACCACTTCCCGGTGCACCTGGTCCTGGACCTGGAGCCCGAGGCGGCGGCCGAGCAGCAGGCGCCCGAAGCGAAGGCGTCGGACCTCGCGGAGGCGCACGAGACGGTGGCCGAGGCGCGGAACGGCGGGACGAGCCGGGGCTGA
- the leuS gene encoding leucine--tRNA ligase, translating to MSNPSPTSAGQEPKDAYDPTSVEQKWQQRWQERGTHAVDLAGGARPFYQLMMFPYPSAEGLHVGNLFAFTGTDIQGRFHRQMGHTVFQPLGFDAFGIHSENYALKMGVHPMTMTPRNVGNFRRQLDRAALMVDWRYAVDTSQPDYYRWTQWVFLQLLERGLAYKKKAAVNWCPTDKTVLANEQVENGLCERCGTPVEQRFLEQWFFRISEYAERLLQNLDWLDWSDTTKTAQRNWIGRSQGAQIDFLVPSSGDLSPEDDAAVAGDPIVMAGTPITVFTTRVDTIFGATYLVLAPEHPLVDALTTPAQQRDVDAYRAATARQDVVTRKVDKEKTGVFTGSYARNPATGELIPVWIADYVLMEYGTGAIMAVPAHDERDFEFATKFALPIVRVVAAEGEDADTPVEGGAHTHDAGGRIVNSAQFDGMSVPQAKEAIVAWLAEGEQARAVTNYRLHDWCISRQRYWGPPIPVVYCDACGTVPVPVDKLPVELPFLEDFKPDDSGISPLARDASWYHTPCPRCGAQSRRETDVSDTFLDSAWYFLRYPSADRDDVPFDPALTKKWLPVNSYIGGNEHAVLHLLYSRFITMVLKDMGHIDFEEPFTKFRAHGLIIREGAKMSKSKGNVINPDEYIDQWGADSFRTYLMFLGPYEEGGDFRDAGISGVRRFLDRLYASARDMTTDGAPDAAVLRKLHQTIRKVGDDVPRLSYNTAIAAMMEYVNVLRKGERTPHRDEVMPLVQLVASFAPHLAEELWERGGNTGSVLDAGWPAFDAALAAEESITLAVQVNGKTRGTVQLAPQATQQDALAAAMAEPSIAKFVTGEPRKIIFVPGRLLNLVV from the coding sequence ATGAGCAATCCCTCGCCCACGTCCGCGGGTCAGGAGCCCAAGGACGCCTACGACCCGACGTCGGTCGAGCAGAAGTGGCAGCAGCGCTGGCAGGAGCGCGGCACGCACGCCGTCGACCTGGCCGGCGGCGCGCGCCCGTTCTACCAGCTCATGATGTTCCCCTACCCGTCGGCCGAGGGGCTGCACGTGGGGAACCTGTTCGCGTTCACCGGCACCGACATCCAGGGCCGCTTCCACCGGCAGATGGGGCACACCGTGTTCCAGCCGCTGGGCTTCGACGCGTTCGGCATCCACTCGGAGAACTACGCCCTGAAGATGGGCGTGCACCCGATGACGATGACGCCGCGCAACGTCGGCAACTTCCGCCGCCAGCTGGACCGCGCCGCGCTGATGGTCGACTGGCGCTACGCGGTCGACACCAGTCAGCCCGACTACTACCGGTGGACGCAGTGGGTCTTCCTGCAGCTGCTGGAGCGCGGCCTGGCGTACAAGAAGAAGGCGGCCGTCAACTGGTGCCCGACCGACAAGACCGTGCTCGCCAACGAGCAGGTCGAGAACGGGCTGTGCGAGCGCTGCGGCACGCCCGTCGAGCAGCGCTTCCTGGAGCAGTGGTTCTTCCGCATCAGCGAGTACGCCGAGCGTCTGCTGCAGAACCTGGACTGGCTCGACTGGTCGGACACCACCAAGACCGCGCAGCGGAACTGGATCGGCCGCTCGCAGGGCGCGCAGATCGACTTCCTGGTGCCCAGCTCTGGCGACCTGTCGCCCGAGGACGACGCCGCCGTCGCCGGCGATCCGATCGTCATGGCCGGCACGCCGATCACCGTGTTCACCACGCGCGTGGACACGATCTTCGGCGCGACGTACCTGGTGCTGGCGCCCGAGCATCCGCTGGTGGACGCGCTGACGACCCCCGCGCAGCAGCGCGACGTCGACGCGTACCGCGCCGCGACCGCGCGGCAGGACGTCGTCACGCGCAAGGTCGACAAGGAGAAGACCGGCGTCTTCACCGGCTCGTACGCGCGCAATCCCGCCACGGGCGAGCTGATCCCCGTCTGGATCGCCGACTACGTGCTGATGGAGTACGGCACCGGCGCGATCATGGCCGTGCCCGCGCACGACGAGCGCGACTTCGAGTTCGCGACCAAGTTCGCGCTGCCCATCGTGCGCGTGGTGGCGGCCGAGGGCGAGGACGCCGACACGCCCGTGGAGGGCGGCGCGCACACGCACGACGCGGGCGGCCGCATCGTCAACAGTGCGCAGTTCGACGGCATGAGCGTCCCGCAGGCCAAGGAGGCGATCGTCGCCTGGCTGGCCGAGGGCGAGCAGGCGCGCGCGGTCACCAACTACCGGCTGCACGACTGGTGCATCTCGCGCCAGCGCTACTGGGGCCCGCCGATCCCGGTCGTGTACTGCGACGCGTGCGGCACCGTGCCGGTGCCCGTCGACAAGCTGCCGGTCGAGCTGCCGTTCCTGGAGGACTTCAAGCCCGACGACTCGGGCATCAGCCCGCTGGCGCGCGACGCGAGCTGGTACCACACGCCGTGCCCGCGCTGCGGCGCGCAGTCGCGCCGCGAGACCGACGTCAGCGACACCTTCCTGGACAGCGCGTGGTACTTCCTGCGCTATCCCAGCGCGGACCGCGACGACGTGCCGTTCGATCCCGCGCTGACGAAGAAGTGGCTGCCGGTGAACAGCTACATCGGCGGCAACGAGCACGCGGTGCTGCACCTGCTGTACTCGCGCTTCATCACGATGGTCCTGAAGGACATGGGGCACATCGACTTCGAGGAGCCGTTCACGAAGTTCCGCGCCCACGGCCTGATCATCCGCGAGGGCGCGAAGATGTCCAAGTCCAAGGGCAACGTCATCAACCCGGACGAGTACATCGACCAGTGGGGCGCGGACAGCTTCCGCACCTACCTGATGTTCCTGGGCCCCTACGAGGAGGGCGGCGACTTCCGCGACGCCGGCATCAGCGGCGTGCGGCGCTTCCTCGACCGGCTGTACGCCAGCGCGCGCGACATGACGACCGACGGCGCGCCCGACGCCGCCGTGCTGCGCAAGCTGCACCAGACCATCCGCAAGGTCGGCGACGACGTGCCGCGCCTGTCGTACAACACGGCGATCGCGGCGATGATGGAGTACGTCAACGTGCTGCGGAAGGGCGAGCGCACGCCGCACCGCGACGAGGTCATGCCGCTCGTGCAGCTGGTCGCCAGCTTCGCGCCGCACCTGGCCGAGGAGCTGTGGGAGCGCGGCGGCAACACGGGCAGCGTGCTCGACGCCGGCTGGCCGGCGTTCGACGCGGCGCTCGCGGCCGAGGAGTCGATCACGCTCGCCGTGCAGGTGAACGGCAAGACGCGCGGCACGGTGCAGCTCGCGCCGCAGGCGACGCAGCAGGACGCGCTCGCCGCGGCGATGGCCGAGCCATCGATCGCCAAGTTCGTCACCGGCGAGCCGCGGAAGATCATCTTCGTGCCCGGACGCCTGCTCAACCTGGTCGTCTGA